The following is a genomic window from Desulforhopalus sp..
ATTACGGATCAACTGGGCATTGAGGGGAATCTCGATGCCGAGAGCATTCTCAACCGAACGTACTGAAGCGAGGGCATGAACGGTGGTGCAGACACCACATATGCGTTGAACAAACAACCATGCGTCGCGCGGGTCACGACCTTTGAGGATGTTCTCAAGACCGCGGTACATCTGACCGGAGGACCAGGCCTTGGTGATCTTGCCTCCGTCTACTTCGATATCTACTCTTAAGTGACCCTCAATCCGGGTTACCGGATCAATGGTGATTCTCTGAGCCATGTGTGAAACCTCCAAATTTTGACTACCAGGTAAAGGGAAATTGCATTTTTCCCAGAGCCAGTAAATGTTTTATTAATCGCCAAATTCAATCAGGCAAAAAAATTTCTCTTATTATTCTTCGCTTTTGCCTTTAATCAGCCGTTTGCCAATACCCACTGCAGCATGGATACCGACGGCGGCGGCAGTTACCCCAAGAACGGTTTTACCAACCTGGTCAGCGTTGTCGATGATTCCGCTGGCGGGGATTTTCACCATTGGTAGTCTTTCGTAGAATGGAGTCATGGTATCCCAGAAATTCGGCTCGGTACAGCCGATGCAGCCGTGGCCGACACTTACCGGCCAAACATCGACGTCATTGAAGCGAACTGCCGGACAGTTGGAGAAGGTCTCAGGACCCTTGCAGCCAACTTTATATAAACAGTATCCGAGTTTGTGGGCTTGATCGCCGAATTGCTCAACGAAACGGCCTTCGTCAAAATGGGCACGGCGCTCACAATGGTCGTGGATTCTTCTGCCATAGGCAAAGAGCGGACGGTTCAGGTTATCAAGGGCAGGCAGCCTCTTGAAGGTCAGATAGTGAAGAATGGTACCCAGGAAGGACACCGGGTTTGGCGGACAGCCGGGAATATTGACGATCGGTTTGCCGCTTACCAGATCCTGAACACCGACAGCCCCCGTTGGGTTTGGTGCTGCAGCCTGAACACCACCGAAGGTCGCGCAGGTACCGATAGCGATTATTGCTGAGGCCTTAGGTGCAACCTTGGCGAGTATATCAACGGCGGTTTTGCCGGCGATTTTACAATAGATGCCACCATCCTTGGTCGGGATAGCGCCTTCAACAACCAGGATAAAGGGATGTTTGTCAACGGTATCATGCAGATTTTTCTCGGCTTGATGACCGGCGGCTGCCATGACTGTCTCATGATAATCAAGGGAGATTATGTCGAGTAACAGCCGGGCCAAATCCGGATGCGAAGAACGCAGGAGACTTTCCGTACAGCCGGTGCATTCCTGGAAATGGAGCCAGATAACACGTGGGCGTTCGGCGGTTGCTGCCGCTTCGACGAGTTTCGGGATCATAGCTTCGGACAGCCCTAACGCTGCTGCAGCCATCGTGCATCCCTTGAGGAAGCCGCGCCGATCAAGCTGCGGTTCCAAAGTTGTATTTACCTTGTCTGCCATATCAACCTCCTATTGCTGTGTGACGACAAATGTGCGCCAATGCGCGGTTAATTCGGCACGATCTATGCCGAAGAAATAAACGAACGACAAAAAAGAAAACGTAAGGCTTGAGGGCCTTTATATTTTTGAATATCGACATCCAGGCCGGTATTTCTTGGCGATGTGCCGTTGAAACAAAGTGCCGAAGGTGATTTAAAAGTGCACAGCGTAAGTGGGGCGGAAAAGAAGGAGATCAGATGGGAAAGGCAAAGACACGCGGCGACGACAAAGCCGCAAGCGGGGTTTCGCCGCTTAGAAATTGATTTCGAAATGGGCTGTTGTACGCCAAAATTTAGTCGGGAAGAGGGGGCAAGTGTGTGGCGTAAACAGCGCTTGGGTTGTTTTGTTGCCATTGTGCAGAAAGTGCGTCGATGTTGATGGCAGAAATACAAAGATGCGCATTACTCAATATCCCTCGACGGTTGAGATGGCAAAAACTACCACCTTTGTAGGAGCAACACAAGACCTAATTTATTAAACCTAGGCCGCTTTTGCTGTTTTTGGCATGTGAATGCTGGGTATGCACAACACGCACAAGGTGATGGTGTGCGTAGCACCTCAAGACCTTGTCGAAAATACTCTGTTTGGTTGTACTAGGTGGAGCTTAAATGTGTGCTAACGATTTAGAATAATATTATAAATACAGGAACATTGGTTGGTTCGCGGTGAACCTCAAATGGGTTGAGAAGGGAGAGGGGCGTGGCGCTGGTCCACTTGCGATAAAAGCTGCTACTTGCAGAGCAAGTGCTGTGCGGTCTATTTCCTGGCCGTAAATGTTGTGTCACTGTCCAGTTTGTCGATGCGACAGCGATTGGGGCAAGAGGACTACTTCTTGAAGCCGAAAATACCGCCCTTGGTTTTTTGTGAAAAGGCGGGTTTGCATTTGGGGGCACCTCTCCGTTCATCTGGAGTGGATGTGGTTTGGTCGGTTACGAGGGGGAGTTCTGCCGGTGGTTGGGACAGGGTGCCTGAGGCAAGCAATTCATCATCGACCGTCTCGCCGGTGAGGGCCTCTGTATAAAAATCGTAAAACAATCTGGCTGTTTTATAGTAACTCTTTCGTTTCAGCCACTTGGGCCATCCGGCCGGACCCTTGTTGTGGATAAGGAGAGCAAGATTGAGCAACAGGCTGACTGCATCCTGACGGAGGGAACGGCGCAGGTTGAGGCTGATGCCGATAGTTCGGTCTATCTCCTCACGGATCTGTTTTGCCAGCTGGAAGAGGGCGTTACTTTTTCGGAATTCACTGAACAGCTGCCAACGTGCCTCCACCCAGGGAATGAGGATGAGCGCGAATAAAAAGAAGTCGGGCTGCCGGTGGCTGTGGCGGCTGACGGCAAGGGTGTTAGTGCGGTCAATGACCTGGAAAAGACGCATCAGCAGTTCTTTCTGGCTATTCTGTCCGTCTGGGTTTCTCAGGAGGATCTTACGGTAGAAAGGAAAAAGGCTGCAGAAAATTCCCGAGTCGGCGGCCAGTTGAAACCAAGGGGCACTTGCACCACCGTAAAGATCTTTGAGGAGTTCATCGCGGAGCCGGGACGGCGGGCAGAGGGTAAGTTTGCCACTCTGGTCGCAGATGGCCTTCCAGGTTTCTGCCTCAATGGTGAAGCTGTTCCTGGCGGCGTGGCGGATCGCGCGCATAATCCGCACCGGATCGCGGCCGATCCTGCGCACCGGGTCCCCGCCTATTCTGATTATGCCCTTCTGCAGGTCCTCGGTGCCGCCGACATAATCAATAATCGTGCCCTGTTCAATTTCATAAAAAAGGGAGTTGATCGTCAGGTCACGCCGCCGGGCATCCTCGCTCAAAGTGCCGAAGGTATTGTTCGGGGCGAGGACTTCCTCCGGGCCGTCAATCTCATACTCGCTCAGTGAACGAAGGGTGCTGATTTCAATGGTTTTTCCGCCCTTAAAGAACACCTGGACGAGGCGAAACCGGCGGCCGATGGTATTGCTGTTGGGAAAGATCTTGCGGAGCTGGCCGGGCCGGGCATCGGTGCTGATGTCATAATCCTTGGGGGTCTTGCCGAGATACAGGTCGCGGACCCCACCGCCGACGAGATACCCGGCAAAGCCGGCACCGGCGAGTTTACGGAGGACAAAAAGGGCGTCCCGGTCAATTTTCTCGGGGGTGATGGGGTGATCTTTTGGTAAAAGAATGCGGGCGGAAAGCGTGGATGGTGGAACCTCCGCGGCGACTTCTTCTTCAGGTAAATCCATGCTCAGAGACTCATTGGGTCAAACTGCCGGGCTGAAACCTAATCCCTCTTTGTACACTGCTTCGGCTTGTTCTCTGAATTGCTTGAAAATTTCAGCAACCGAGAGGATCTTGTCCATTTTGTAAGTGTTTTCGCCGGAGAAAATAAGGCCATCACGGGTGTTGCCATCGTGGGCCATCATCAAACGCTCGTTAATGCAGTAATGGTGATCACATTTTTTCAGACACAATTGCGGACATTTTTTGGTGCTTACGTCCTCGCCGGCATTGATCGCCTGAACAAAGGGATTGTTTAAGGCCCGGCCGGGCATGCCAACCGGTGAAGAGGTGAGGACAATATCCTCCTTCTTGGCGTTCAGATAGGCCTGCTTGAACTCGTCGGAGACGTCGCATTCCTTGCTGAGCACGAAGCGGGAAGCGATCTGGATGCCGTCGGCGCCATACTGGTCCATCATTTCAGCCATTTCGTAGCCATTGGTGAGGCCGCCGGCGGCGATCAGCGGAATTTTTTTAATAACCTCGCGGATAGGCGGGAAAATCTCGCGCAGAGGGCGGTCAGTGCCGAGATGGCCGCCGGCCTCTTTCGCCTCGACGATAATTGCTGAGGCGCCGAGTTTCTCGGCGAGTTTGGCAAGCGTCGGGGAGCTGACGATCATGACAATCGGGGTATTGTACTCTTTACCTATCTTGAAGATATCCCGGGAAAATCCGGCACCGGTGATAATCATGTCGATACCGGCATCAATGGAGCTCATCACCAATTGGTAAAAGTCCTTCATGGCGTACATGATGTTGACCGCCACAACTCCTTTGGTGGCGGCCTTGGCCTTTTTGATATCGGCGCTGAGTTCTTCGGGTGGCAGACCGGAACCGCCGATAACCCCAATTCCTCCGCAATCGGCAACGGGAACTGCCAGCGAAGATGTAGATACACGGATGGACATACCACCCTGGATGAGCGGAAATGAAGCGGTAAATGGGCCGATTTTCAGTGAAGGTAACTTCATGCGAAAAGAACTCCTAAGTAGAATGCTTGAATTATGAGAACCAGATAATGCACTCCTTGCCGGTATTTGTCAAGAAAAGTGTGGGCCGGAAGATGGTTTGAGAAATGTTTGCCAGAACAATAAAAATGCCTGTATCCAGGCGAAAATCCGGAGCGGAGGGTATGGAATACTGCGGTGGATAGCTTGACAAAACGGCAGCATTGCGGTTAGATTCATACCTTTTTTACTTTACTGGTCCCCTATCCGTGCCGGGAAGAATCCCCGCGGTATCGTAATTTTATTTTATCGTTGGTGAATGTTGTGAAAATTCAAGCCCTGAAAGGGTTTAAGGATATCGTGCCAGGGGAGGTTGAACTCTGGCAACATCTAGAAAGGGTGGCCCGGGACATCTTTCTGCGCTTTAATTTTTCCGAGATCCGGCTGCCGATTCTCGAAGAGACCGAGCTATTTGCCAGATCCATTGGCGAGGCCACCGATATTGTTGAAAAGGAGATGTACACCTTTGTCGACAAAAAGGTCACCATGCGCCCGGAGGCAACCGCCTCGCTGCTTCGCGCCTATATAGAACATGGAATGTATGTGCAGAAGCCGGTGCAGCGGCTGTTTACCATCGGGCCTATGTTTCGCCACGAACGCCCGCAAAAGGGCCGGCTCAGGCAATTCCATCAGATCGATACCGAGGTGCTCGGTTCGGAAAATCCACGGGTCGATGCCGAGTTGATAGCGATGGGGGCGATGCTCCTTGGTGAACTGGGGATTTCGGTCAGTCTTGAACTTAACTCCCTCGGCTGCCCGTCCTGTCGGCCAGGTTACCGGGCGCAGCTACTTACCTACATCACCGATCGGCTTGACCACTTGTGCGGCGACTGTAAAAGGCGCAGCGCCACCAATCCCCTGCGGGTCCTTGATTGTAAAGTACCGACCTGCCGCGAGCAGATGCACGATGCCCCGGCCCTGCCTGACCATCTGTGTGCACCCTGTGCCGATCATTTTCAAAAGGTCCAGGAAGGGCTTAGTCAGCTGGGTGTCCCGTACAGCCTCAATAAGTTTATGGTGCGCGGCCTGGATTATTACTGCCGCACCACCTTTGAATTCATCACCGCCGATCTCGGAGCGCAGGCGGCCGTTGGTGCCGGCGGCCGTTATGACGGCCTTGTCGAGACCCTGGGCGGGCCCAAAAACACCCCCGGCATCGGCTTTGCTATGGGCATGGAACGACTGGTGCTCCTTCTGCAGCAACAGGAAAAGGCTGTTGTAGCGGCGGAAGAGGTCGATCTCTTTGTCGCCGGGCTTGGTGACAATGGTGGCCAGGCAGGATTCACCCTGGCCCATGCCCTGCGGGCGGAAAAACTGAAGATTGCCGTTGACCACGAGGGGCGCAGCCTGAAGAGCCAGATGAAGCAGGCCCATAAGGCCGGAGCACGGTTTGTCCTGATCATCGGCGATAGCGAACTGGAGGCCGGTAAAGGGCTACTGCGCAATATGGCGACGGAACAGCAGGAAGAGGTGGTACTTGAGGCCACAGCGATTATCGCCCGAATCGCCAAGTAAAAATTGGGTTGTGTCTG
Proteins encoded in this region:
- a CDS encoding hydrogenase small subunit, encoding MADKVNTTLEPQLDRRGFLKGCTMAAAALGLSEAMIPKLVEAAATAERPRVIWLHFQECTGCTESLLRSSHPDLARLLLDIISLDYHETVMAAAGHQAEKNLHDTVDKHPFILVVEGAIPTKDGGIYCKIAGKTAVDILAKVAPKASAIIAIGTCATFGGVQAAAPNPTGAVGVQDLVSGKPIVNIPGCPPNPVSFLGTILHYLTFKRLPALDNLNRPLFAYGRRIHDHCERRAHFDEGRFVEQFGDQAHKLGYCLYKVGCKGPETFSNCPAVRFNDVDVWPVSVGHGCIGCTEPNFWDTMTPFYERLPMVKIPASGIIDNADQVGKTVLGVTAAAVGIHAAVGIGKRLIKGKSEE
- a CDS encoding polya polymerase, with translation MDLPEEEVAAEVPPSTLSARILLPKDHPITPEKIDRDALFVLRKLAGAGFAGYLVGGGVRDLYLGKTPKDYDISTDARPGQLRKIFPNSNTIGRRFRLVQVFFKGGKTIEISTLRSLSEYEIDGPEEVLAPNNTFGTLSEDARRRDLTINSLFYEIEQGTIIDYVGGTEDLQKGIIRIGGDPVRRIGRDPVRIMRAIRHAARNSFTIEAETWKAICDQSGKLTLCPPSRLRDELLKDLYGGASAPWFQLAADSGIFCSLFPFYRKILLRNPDGQNSQKELLMRLFQVIDRTNTLAVSRHSHRQPDFFLFALILIPWVEARWQLFSEFRKSNALFQLAKQIREEIDRTIGISLNLRRSLRQDAVSLLLNLALLIHNKGPAGWPKWLKRKSYYKTARLFYDFYTEALTGETVDDELLASGTLSQPPAELPLVTDQTTSTPDERRGAPKCKPAFSQKTKGGIFGFKK
- a CDS encoding nitronate monooxygenase; translated protein: MKLPSLKIGPFTASFPLIQGGMSIRVSTSSLAVPVADCGGIGVIGGSGLPPEELSADIKKAKAATKGVVAVNIMYAMKDFYQLVMSSIDAGIDMIITGAGFSRDIFKIGKEYNTPIVMIVSSPTLAKLAEKLGASAIIVEAKEAGGHLGTDRPLREIFPPIREVIKKIPLIAAGGLTNGYEMAEMMDQYGADGIQIASRFVLSKECDVSDEFKQAYLNAKKEDIVLTSSPVGMPGRALNNPFVQAINAGEDVSTKKCPQLCLKKCDHHYCINERLMMAHDGNTRDGLIFSGENTYKMDKILSVAEIFKQFREQAEAVYKEGLGFSPAV
- the hisS gene encoding histidine--tRNA ligase, translating into MKIQALKGFKDIVPGEVELWQHLERVARDIFLRFNFSEIRLPILEETELFARSIGEATDIVEKEMYTFVDKKVTMRPEATASLLRAYIEHGMYVQKPVQRLFTIGPMFRHERPQKGRLRQFHQIDTEVLGSENPRVDAELIAMGAMLLGELGISVSLELNSLGCPSCRPGYRAQLLTYITDRLDHLCGDCKRRSATNPLRVLDCKVPTCREQMHDAPALPDHLCAPCADHFQKVQEGLSQLGVPYSLNKFMVRGLDYYCRTTFEFITADLGAQAAVGAGGRYDGLVETLGGPKNTPGIGFAMGMERLVLLLQQQEKAVVAAEEVDLFVAGLGDNGGQAGFTLAHALRAEKLKIAVDHEGRSLKSQMKQAHKAGARFVLIIGDSELEAGKGLLRNMATEQQEEVVLEATAIIARIAK